A stretch of Candidatus Desulfarcum epimagneticum DNA encodes these proteins:
- the xerD gene encoding Tyrosine recombinase XerD: MAAAPLMDALLDRHLGHLMAEKGLSSNTLAAYASDISGYLDFLERNGVERLSEQDAPLILRRLIDLKKSGLTARSRARSLVAIRGFYRFLTREKILEKDPSRMIDLPRAGLKLPHSLSRKEVLALLNAGGSPSCAEMRNSAMLHLLYAAGLRVSELVNLDVHHVNLEAGFVRVMGKGSRERIVPIGLAAKEKIMAYMEEGRPGLLKNVQSRCLFPARRGRPMTRQGFWKMFKKRARKAGISKEASPHTLRHSFATHLLDGGADLRAVQAMLGHVDISTTQIYTHVARDRLKEIHRRHHPRG; this comes from the coding sequence ATGGCGGCCGCGCCTTTGATGGACGCGCTTTTGGACCGCCACCTGGGCCATTTGATGGCGGAAAAGGGCCTGTCTTCCAACACCCTGGCCGCTTACGCCTCGGATATTTCCGGGTACCTGGATTTTTTGGAGCGAAACGGGGTTGAGCGTCTCTCCGAACAGGACGCGCCCCTGATTCTGCGCCGTTTGATCGATCTGAAAAAGAGCGGGCTCACGGCCCGGTCCCGGGCCAGGAGCCTGGTGGCCATCCGGGGGTTTTACCGTTTTTTAACCCGGGAAAAAATACTTGAAAAAGACCCCTCCCGCATGATTGATCTGCCCAGGGCCGGTTTGAAGCTTCCCCATTCCCTGTCCCGAAAGGAGGTCCTGGCCCTTCTGAACGCGGGCGGCTCCCCGTCTTGCGCCGAGATGAGGAACTCGGCCATGCTCCATCTCCTTTACGCCGCCGGGCTCAGGGTTTCCGAGCTGGTGAATCTGGACGTTCATCATGTCAATCTGGAGGCGGGCTTTGTGAGGGTCATGGGAAAAGGGTCCCGGGAAAGAATCGTGCCCATCGGCCTGGCCGCAAAAGAAAAGATTATGGCCTACATGGAGGAGGGAAGGCCCGGGCTTTTGAAAAACGTCCAGAGCCGCTGCCTGTTCCCGGCCCGGCGGGGACGGCCCATGACCCGGCAGGGTTTTTGGAAGATGTTTAAAAAACGCGCCCGGAAAGCCGGGATCAGCAAAGAGGCGTCCCCCCACACCCTGAGGCATTCCTTCGCCACCCATCTTCTGGACGGGGGGGCCGATTTGAGGGCGGTCCAGGCCATGCTCGGGCATGTGGACATCTCCACCACCCAGATTTACACCCATGTGGCCCGGGACCGGCTCAAAGAAATCCACCGGCGCCACCATCCCCGGGGATGA
- a CDS encoding hypothetical protein (Evidence 5 : Unknown function), with translation MVAAMTAGFVIEAVVLFPFFVICLADGLFKKNRVRKKRPGKRRG, from the coding sequence ATGGTCGCGGCCATGACCGCCGGCTTTGTCATTGAGGCGGTGGTCCTGTTCCCCTTCTTTGTGATCTGCCTGGCCGACGGCCTTTTTAAAAAAAACCGGGTCCGCAAAAAGCGGCCGGGAAAACGGCGCGGCTGA